One genomic region from Cucumis melo cultivar AY chromosome 9, USDA_Cmelo_AY_1.0, whole genome shotgun sequence encodes:
- the LOC103482575 gene encoding oxalate--CoA ligase-like, translating into MGFPITLTGLLKSVAETFPHRRALSVSGKFDLSHSRLQHLVDSAASKLAAGGIKPGEVVALVFPNTVEFVIMFLAVIRARATAAPLNAAYTAEEFEFYLSDSESKLLVTSIEGNGPAETAASKLKIKHVTASLPDAGAELVVSLTKSNSNGSESDSFLEVLNEGSDVALFLHTSGTTSRPKGVPLTQFNLASSVNNIISVYQLTESDSTVIVLPLFHVHGLMAGLLSSLAAGAAVSLPAAGRFSASTFWADMIQYNATWYTAVPTIHQIILDRHSNKPEKVYPKLRFIRSCSASLAPSILNRLEEAFGAPVLEAYAMTEATHLMSSNPLPENGPHKAGTVGKPVGQEMVILDENGIVQEANVKGEVCIKGSNVTKGYKSNPVANEEAFRYGWFHTGDIGYFDSDGYLHLVGRIKELINRGGEKISPIEVDAVLLAHPEVAQAVAFGVPDDKYGEEINCAIIRREGSKIGEEDVLRFCKNNLAAFKVPKKVFLTDSLPKTASGKIQRRIVAAHFLHQGS; encoded by the exons ATGGGGTTTCCAATTACACTCACCGGATTATTGAAATCCGTCGCCGAAACTTTCCCTCACCGGAGAGCCTTATCCGTATCCGGAAAGTTCGATCTCTCACATTCCCGTCTCCAACACCTCGTTGATTCCGCCGCCTCTAAACTCGCCGCCGGCGGTATCAAGCCCGGCGAAGTCGTTGCCCTTGTTTTCCCAAACACCGTCGAG tttGTGATCATGTTTTTGGCTGTGATCCGAGCTCGAGCCACTGCGGCGCCACTCAACGCCGCCTACACGGCAGAGGAGTTCGAATTTTACTTATCGGACTCCGAATCAAAGCTGTTGGTTACGTCTATAGAAGGCAACGGCCCGGCCGAGACGGCAGCGTCTAAACTCAAAATCAAGCACGTGACCGCTTCACTTCCCGATGCAGGTGCCGAGTTGGTTGTCTCTTTGACTAAGTCCAACTCGAATGGTTCCGAGTCTGACTCATTTCTTGAAGTCCTCAATGAAGGATCCGACGTGGCGTTATTCCTTCACACGTCAGGCACCACGAGCCGTCCCAAAGGCGTCCCATTGACTCAGTTCAATTTGGCCTCCTCGGTTAACAATATTATATCGGTTTACCAACTCACTGAGTCCGACTCCACCGTTATTGTCCTTCCATTATTCCACGTCCACGGATTAATGGCTGGATTACTAAGTTCACTAGCTGCCGGAGCTGCCGTTTCTTTACCGGCAGCCGGGAGATTCTCGGCGTCGACATTCTGGGCCGACATGATCCAATACAACGCCACGTGGTACACTGCCGTGCCTACAATCCATCAAATCATACTAGACCGGCACTCAAACAAACCGGAAAAGGTTTACCCGAAGCTCCGGTTCATTAGAAGCTGCAGTGCGTCGTTAGCTCCAAGTATCCTGAACCGGTTGGAGGAGGCGTTTGGGGCGCCGGTTCTGGAGGCGTACGCGATGACGGAAGCGACACATCTGATGTCGTCGAACCCATTGCCGGAAAACGGTCCGCACAAGGCCGGGACGGTGGGTAAACCCGTGGGTCAAGAAATGGTGATACTGGACGAGAACGGCATCGTTCAGGAAGCGAATGTGAAAGGGGAAGTTTGTATCAAGGGTTCGAATGTGACGAAGGGGTACAAAAGTAATCCGGTGGCGAACGAGGAAGCGTTCCGTTACGGGTGGTTTCACACCGGAGATATTGGGTATTTTGATTCTGATGGGTATTTGCATCTTGTTGGTCGGATCAAGGAATTGATCAACCGTGGAG gggAAAAGATATCGCCGATTGAAGTGGACGCAGTGTTGTTGGCTCATCCGGAGGTGGCGCAAGCTGTCGCATTCGGGGTTCCCGACGATAAGTATGGGGAGGag ATAAATTGTGCTATAATCCGAAGAGAAGGATCAAAGATTGGAGAGGAAGATGTATTGAGGTTTTGCAAGAACAATTTGGCTGCTTTCAAAGTCCCCAAGAAAGTGTTTCTTACCGATTCACTCCCCAAAACTGCTTCCGGCAAAATACAACGTCGAATCGTAGCAGCTCATTTCCTCCACCAAGGTTCCTGA